A single Cyclopterus lumpus isolate fCycLum1 chromosome 1, fCycLum1.pri, whole genome shotgun sequence DNA region contains:
- the LOC117733346 gene encoding GTPase IMAP family member 9-like encodes MARNSGSSRYNDEELRIVMVGKTGIGKSSTGNTILGRQCFESKFSGTSMTVDCSKGRGTVDGQKVAVIDTPGLFDTRFGMDKTTKDVTQCISYTAPGPHVFLVVIRLGRYTEEEKQTVQRIQELFGQAADRYSMVLFTHGDLLEDTIEDFLQGCSDLQELVDKCNGQYHVFNNKLKDRSQVTELLQKIRDVVQRNGGSHYTTDMFQEAERAKEEEKRHILKEKEEQICKEKEKMERKLQQQYEKQMKKMNDQLQAERERERKERQEEMKRERECMNEEMKREREWERWREMGEREAKQKREEEVTKLHIENLRKCLQEQREREVEEERERLRRQTVQRAESEENCTIL; translated from the exons ATGGCCAGAAACTCAG gaagcagcagatACAATGATGAGGAGCTGAGGATAGTGATGGTGGGGAAGACTGGGATTGGGAAGAGTTCCACTGGAAACACCATTCTGGGACGACAGTGCTTTGAATCAAAGTTCAGTGGAACGTCGATGACTGTAGACTGTTCCAAAGGCAGAGGTACGGTGGACGGGCAAAAGGTTGCTGTTATCGACACCCCGGGCCTGTTTGACACCAGGTTTGGCATGGATAAAACAACTAAAGATGTGACCCAGTGCATCTCTTACACTGCTCCGGGACCCCATGTGTTCCTGGTGGTCATCAGGCTGGGCAGATACACTGAAGAGGAAAAGCAGACAGTGCAGAGAATTCAAGAACTCTTTGGCCAGGCTGCAGACAGATACAGCATGGTCCTCTTTACCCATGGTGACCTTCTTGAAGACACCATTGAGGACTTCTTGCAGGGTTGCTCAGACCTGCAGGAACTTGTGGACAAATGTAATGGCCAGTACCATGTCTTCAATAATAAGCTGAAGGATCGCTCTCAGGTCACTGAGCTACTCCAGAAGATCAGAGATGTAGTCCAGAGGAACGGAGGAAGCCACTACACTACTGATATGTTCCAAGAGGCAGAGAGGGCCAAGGAAGAGGAAAAACGACACAtcctgaaagagaaagaagagcaaatatgcaaagagaaagagaaaatggagaggaaactacaacaacaatatgaaaAACAGATGAAGAAAATGAATGACCAACTccaggctgagagagagagggagaggaaagagagacaggaggaaatgaagagggagagggagtgtatgaatgaggaaatgaagagggagagggagtgggagagatggagggagatggGGGAAAGAGAAGCAaagcagaagagagaggaagaggtgacAAAGTTGCATATAGAAAATCTGAGGAAATGTCTCCAAGAACAGCGTGAGagagaggtggaagaggagagagaacggTTGAGACGACAAACAGTGCAGCGTGCTGAGAGTGAGGAAAATTGTACAATTCTCTGA